The following proteins are encoded in a genomic region of Halomicrobium zhouii:
- a CDS encoding toxin-antitoxin system TumE family protein → MDGDESATLLLRERENFDTRYAEVKAWDVPESDRYPDGVKYSFQYGEFDGDTVFRYDNFPDHPDAPHHHKHTTDGSVEGVEFDGVAALFRRFKSEVNDHGHDWN, encoded by the coding sequence ATGGACGGGGACGAGTCAGCCACGCTCCTCCTGCGTGAACGGGAAAACTTCGATACCCGGTATGCAGAAGTCAAAGCGTGGGACGTCCCCGAATCCGACCGCTACCCCGACGGCGTAAAATACAGCTTCCAATACGGCGAGTTCGATGGCGACACCGTCTTCCGGTACGACAACTTCCCGGACCATCCCGATGCGCCACACCACCATAAGCACACGACGGATGGCAGTGTCGAAGGTGTGGAGTTCGACGGCGTTGCGGCGCTGTTTCGGCGGTTCAAATCCGAGGTAAACGACCATGGCCACGACTGGAACTAA
- a CDS encoding HVO_A0114 family putative DNA-binding protein — protein MATTGTNPPSESERVLHIRFERSDSDRIEETLQAIDAGETPEPYFECTFHDSDQLHQVTRPKNLELLRTIAREEPDGIRETARLVDRDVRQVHRNLTELEDLGLIDFETDGQSKHPHVWYDTIEVDLPLLDSDGEYDTADA, from the coding sequence ATGGCCACGACTGGAACTAACCCACCGTCTGAATCCGAACGCGTCCTGCACATCCGCTTCGAGCGGAGCGACAGCGACCGCATCGAGGAAACGCTCCAGGCGATCGATGCCGGCGAAACGCCCGAACCGTACTTCGAATGTACGTTCCACGATTCTGACCAGCTGCATCAGGTGACGCGCCCGAAGAATCTGGAGTTGCTTCGGACTATCGCCCGGGAAGAGCCCGACGGCATTCGTGAGACTGCTCGTCTCGTCGACCGCGACGTCCGACAGGTCCACCGAAACCTCACAGAACTCGAAGATCTCGGCCTGATCGACTTCGAAACGGATGGCCAGTCGAAGCACCCGCACGTCTGGTACGACACCATCGAAGTCGACCTCCCGCTACTCGATTCAGACGGCGAGTACGATACAGCAGACGCCTAA
- a CDS encoding orc1/cdc6 family replication initiation protein: protein MLDEDEMVSVFADRDLVEPNTIIDEERIVGRDDQLDSVVSYLKPTLHGNRPPNMLLYGPAGTGKSLIIGAVTQQIIDLCHSKGKCFGVVSINCQPINTLDQAVYELIQTVATDVDAEVGVPETGVSTKRKYRRLYHLVNEHYDSVIFILDEIDLLSGRRVIDEPAYSRLLYQLSRASTTNAIEGRVSVAALTNDPKFMEDIDGRAESSFNPRDVYFPDYDATQLREILDNRRDAFRQDALEDDVIPLVAAFAAQSHGDARKAIDLFRGAGDLADERGDDRVTEAHVRKSQEEIDKDRSLKLVDGLTTQKKISLYATAAVTRYSDPSQCSVPSPVGFSVYRWITDELDADQMTRETYVKYVKELSTYGLVSTARKSRGRGGGMYMEFTFTGDPVAIMERIVEDTRLETVAEQEELLQTIVDAQLQEFHTK from the coding sequence ATGCTCGACGAGGATGAAATGGTCTCGGTCTTTGCCGATCGAGATCTCGTCGAACCGAACACGATCATCGACGAGGAGCGCATCGTTGGTCGCGATGACCAACTCGACTCTGTCGTCTCGTATCTGAAGCCAACTCTCCACGGAAATCGGCCACCGAATATGTTACTATATGGTCCTGCTGGAACGGGGAAGTCACTCATCATCGGGGCAGTCACCCAACAGATTATCGACCTCTGCCATTCGAAGGGCAAATGTTTCGGTGTGGTGTCCATCAACTGCCAGCCAATCAATACGCTTGACCAAGCGGTCTACGAACTCATTCAGACGGTTGCAACAGACGTCGACGCAGAAGTTGGTGTCCCAGAGACGGGCGTCTCTACGAAGCGCAAGTATCGACGTCTGTACCACCTCGTCAACGAGCACTACGACTCCGTCATCTTCATCCTCGATGAGATCGACCTTCTGTCCGGCCGCCGCGTAATCGACGAACCCGCCTATTCGAGACTCCTGTACCAGCTGTCCAGAGCTAGTACCACGAACGCTATCGAAGGCCGCGTGTCGGTCGCTGCGTTGACGAACGACCCGAAGTTTATGGAAGATATCGACGGCCGTGCCGAGAGTTCGTTCAATCCACGGGACGTCTACTTTCCTGACTACGATGCCACGCAGTTGCGTGAAATCCTCGATAATCGCCGTGATGCCTTCCGCCAGGATGCGCTCGAAGATGACGTGATACCACTCGTGGCGGCCTTCGCTGCACAGAGTCACGGTGACGCCCGGAAGGCGATCGACCTCTTTCGTGGCGCCGGTGACCTCGCCGACGAACGGGGCGACGATCGAGTTACCGAAGCCCACGTTCGCAAGTCCCAAGAGGAAATCGACAAGGACCGCTCGCTGAAACTCGTCGATGGACTCACGACGCAGAAGAAAATATCGCTGTACGCCACAGCAGCCGTCACCCGCTACTCGGATCCGTCCCAGTGTTCTGTTCCGAGTCCGGTCGGTTTCAGCGTCTATCGCTGGATTACTGATGAACTCGATGCTGACCAGATGACTCGCGAGACCTACGTCAAATACGTCAAAGAGCTCTCCACGTATGGTCTGGTCTCGACCGCTCGGAAGAGTCGAGGGCGTGGAGGCGGAATGTACATGGAATTCACGTTCACGGGCGATCCCGTAGCGATAATGGAGCGAATCGTCGAGGACACCCGGCTCGAAACTGTGGCCGAACAAGAGGAGCTTCTCCAGACTATCGTCGATGCCCAACTACAGGAATTTCATACGAAGTGA
- a CDS encoding DMT family transporter, whose translation MNQYKNIVLFLLLGVIWGGAYPAIKIGLNSIPPVLYAAVRYDIAALVMLGYIIAFREYWRPRTRDDWINATIGGVLIISAYNAFLFIGETTVPSAIAAILVGLMPIFTTVFSGVLLSTEDLKPTGILGVILGFIGILAISRPDPSNLLASSIIGQAFVLLAAASMAIGSVLTERFDADQPAITMEAWSMAISAVLLHLAALGSGEALATVRWTNSLIAMILYLSLLSSAVAYFIYFHLLDHLGAFEMNFIAYAAAVFGALIGWLVLNEQITVYTLTGYGLILTGFVLLKKDEIRQELTEAGSTQASSD comes from the coding sequence ATGAATCAATATAAGAATATCGTCCTGTTTCTCCTCCTCGGAGTGATCTGGGGTGGGGCATATCCCGCAATCAAAATCGGACTCAACTCAATCCCCCCCGTCCTTTACGCAGCGGTTCGGTATGACATTGCGGCTCTCGTTATGCTCGGGTACATCATCGCCTTTAGAGAGTACTGGCGACCTCGGACCCGTGATGACTGGATCAACGCCACAATAGGGGGTGTACTGATTATTAGCGCCTACAACGCATTCCTCTTCATCGGCGAAACTACTGTCCCGAGCGCTATCGCTGCAATCCTCGTTGGGCTGATGCCTATCTTCACTACCGTTTTCTCCGGAGTGCTGCTCTCCACGGAAGACCTCAAACCCACCGGAATTCTTGGCGTCATCCTTGGATTCATTGGCATACTTGCTATCTCACGCCCCGATCCGTCGAATCTACTCGCAAGCAGTATTATCGGACAGGCATTTGTTCTCCTCGCCGCCGCGAGCATGGCTATCGGAAGTGTACTAACCGAGAGGTTCGATGCCGATCAGCCTGCGATTACGATGGAAGCGTGGTCAATGGCCATCAGTGCGGTACTCCTCCACCTTGCGGCGCTGGGATCGGGTGAGGCATTAGCGACCGTTCGGTGGACAAACTCGCTGATCGCCATGATACTGTACCTCTCTCTACTCTCAAGCGCTGTTGCGTATTTCATCTACTTTCACTTGCTTGACCATCTCGGGGCATTTGAAATGAACTTCATAGCTTACGCAGCAGCGGTTTTCGGCGCTCTTATTGGATGGCTTGTTCTCAACGAGCAGATTACTGTGTATACCCTCACCGGATACGGGCTAATACTCACTGGCTTCGTTCTCCTCAAGAAGGACGAGATCCGCCAAGAACTCACCGAGGCCGGTTCTACCCAGGCCTCCTCTGACTAA
- a CDS encoding DUF2061 domain-containing protein gives MSRALVKTLLYRTLMVVITVAVAFFFTENTGDALSIGLVSNVIKTGTYYGYERLWDRISWGVATTGQ, from the coding sequence ATGTCACGGGCACTCGTCAAGACCCTCCTGTATCGGACACTGATGGTGGTAATCACCGTCGCTGTCGCGTTCTTCTTCACGGAGAATACCGGCGATGCCCTCAGTATCGGACTTGTCTCTAACGTCATCAAAACAGGGACATATTATGGGTATGAACGTCTCTGGGACAGAATCTCGTGGGGCGTAGCCACCACTGGTCAATAG
- a CDS encoding winged helix-turn-helix domain-containing protein, producing MAAETAHKTPDPDEEDLEQYVDQRLFDDSMGTLADHTARKAALGDERRYAILFLLWDREEVARKELAAAIDDDSFDLSHHLGELVDVGLVARTGAPEGTDRRQTFYKITHLGRQEIDTDIRNITGSDPSS from the coding sequence ATGGCCGCTGAAACTGCCCACAAAACCCCAGATCCGGACGAGGAGGATCTAGAACAGTATGTTGATCAGCGACTGTTCGACGACAGCATGGGCACGCTCGCGGACCACACTGCCCGCAAGGCAGCACTCGGTGATGAGCGGCGATACGCGATCCTGTTCCTGCTCTGGGATCGAGAGGAAGTGGCACGCAAGGAACTTGCTGCTGCCATCGACGATGACAGCTTCGACCTGAGCCATCATCTTGGCGAACTCGTCGATGTTGGTCTGGTCGCCCGGACAGGTGCGCCCGAAGGTACCGATAGACGACAGACGTTCTACAAAATCACCCATCTGGGACGCCAGGAGATCGATACAGATATTCGGAATATTACCGGCTCAGACCCCTCATCATGA
- a CDS encoding DUF7509 family protein produces MFDGETNFQYNERPISDILAEQAPAPPKFSTHNDFTVYVMGPYTAFNAEVAYSDADKLRTPFQDDPLFDPDSHVTNDGKGDMEQALRDVCADLRENLNCRAFIATDIDIPTHEQAEKQAETSSDDDPDGKGMDPLAH; encoded by the coding sequence ATGTTTGACGGTGAAACGAACTTCCAGTACAACGAACGTCCCATCTCCGATATTCTTGCAGAACAAGCCCCCGCACCGCCGAAATTCAGCACTCACAACGACTTTACCGTTTACGTCATGGGCCCATACACCGCGTTTAATGCTGAAGTTGCCTATTCTGATGCCGACAAACTCCGAACGCCGTTTCAGGACGACCCGCTCTTCGATCCAGACAGTCACGTTACCAACGATGGCAAGGGCGACATGGAACAGGCCCTTCGGGACGTCTGTGCGGACCTTCGCGAGAACCTCAATTGTCGCGCATTCATTGCTACCGATATCGACATCCCGACACACGAACAGGCTGAGAAACAGGCCGAAACCAGTAGTGATGATGACCCTGATGGAAAAGGGATGGACCCGCTCGCACATTGA
- a CDS encoding RNA-guided endonuclease InsQ/TnpB family protein — MTELTKTLELKLVQPNAHKQQKLRETQEAYQQALQAAFDAGCATQTEANDVVVDYDLTGYAKNALKQYVPQLTTTYNAGELHDDHPVRFTNEGLRLNHKPENAIEWYVKIPHHEDYHLWLPAQPNPEQRDWLEAVNAGDAEMGESRLFQRNERWYLHVTATRDVEDGSELLAKERTPIGVDIGEASLVTVCHRDDGGCPTAPELWADAGKTVRRLRKTYFTAKRRLQKRGSERIAESYGDCLWSQIDDVFHRVTREVVEYAESVENPVLVLEDLTHIRESMDYGEYMNRRLHGWGFAKLHAQIRYKAVEKGIPVETVNPRNTSKECHACGEVAYRPKQATFKCPNDDCWVGEYQADVNGAVNIADRYLSGESRSREHENDDDSAEDGARLTAPQDSHADAETQQETRGTYAS; from the coding sequence GTGACCGAACTGACGAAGACGCTGGAACTGAAACTGGTTCAGCCGAACGCCCACAAGCAACAGAAACTCCGAGAGACGCAGGAGGCGTACCAGCAGGCGCTTCAGGCTGCCTTCGATGCTGGCTGTGCCACACAAACTGAAGCGAACGATGTGGTGGTCGACTACGACCTGACCGGGTACGCGAAGAACGCACTCAAACAGTACGTCCCGCAGTTGACGACGACGTACAACGCGGGCGAACTTCACGACGACCACCCTGTTCGGTTCACGAACGAGGGGCTACGCCTCAACCACAAGCCCGAGAATGCTATCGAGTGGTACGTTAAAATCCCGCACCACGAAGACTACCATCTCTGGCTGCCAGCACAACCGAACCCCGAACAGCGGGACTGGCTCGAAGCAGTGAACGCTGGTGACGCTGAGATGGGTGAGAGTCGGCTCTTCCAGCGGAACGAGAGGTGGTATCTTCACGTTACCGCCACCCGCGACGTGGAGGACGGTTCCGAGTTGTTAGCGAAAGAACGGACGCCCATCGGTGTCGATATTGGGGAAGCGTCACTCGTCACGGTGTGTCACCGCGACGACGGCGGTTGCCCGACCGCTCCGGAACTGTGGGCCGACGCGGGGAAAACTGTTCGTCGGCTCCGAAAGACGTACTTCACCGCCAAGAGACGGCTTCAGAAGCGCGGAAGCGAACGTATCGCAGAGTCCTATGGTGACTGCCTGTGGAGCCAGATAGACGACGTGTTCCACCGCGTCACCCGCGAAGTCGTGGAGTACGCCGAGTCCGTCGAGAATCCCGTTCTGGTTCTGGAAGACCTGACGCACATACGGGAGTCGATGGACTATGGCGAATACATGAACCGTCGTCTCCACGGGTGGGGGTTCGCCAAACTCCACGCGCAGATACGCTACAAAGCCGTCGAGAAGGGCATCCCTGTCGAGACGGTAAATCCACGCAACACCTCGAAAGAGTGCCATGCGTGCGGTGAGGTCGCGTATCGCCCAAAGCAAGCGACGTTCAAATGTCCGAACGACGACTGCTGGGTCGGCGAGTATCAAGCAGACGTGAATGGAGCGGTGAACATTGCAGACCGCTACCTCAGCGGAGAGAGTCGTTCCAGAGAACACGAGAACGACGATGACTCGGCTGAGGATGGGGCGCGCTTGACCGCGCCACAAGACAGCCACGCCGATGCTGAAACCCAGCAGGAGACGCGTGGAACGTATGCGTCTTGA
- the tnpA gene encoding IS200/IS605 family transposase produces MKTTRHATYNLNYHIVWLSKYRDTVLVDEVADRVRTILHEIADDKGLEILDLTVQPDHIHLFVSSPPKHAPSLLANWFKGISSRKYNHRYTDHDDEKIGWARGYYAGTAGQVSSETVQNYIQRHEEDES; encoded by the coding sequence ATGAAGACCACACGGCACGCGACTTACAACCTCAACTACCACATAGTGTGGCTATCGAAGTACCGTGACACGGTACTCGTCGACGAAGTCGCCGACCGTGTGCGAACCATCCTTCACGAAATTGCCGACGACAAGGGCCTCGAAATACTCGACTTGACCGTTCAGCCCGACCACATCCACCTGTTCGTCAGTAGCCCACCGAAGCACGCCCCCTCTCTTCTCGCCAACTGGTTCAAAGGCATCAGTTCGCGGAAGTACAACCACCGCTACACCGACCACGACGACGAGAAAATTGGCTGGGCAAGAGGCTACTATGCAGGAACAGCTGGGCAGGTTTCCAGTGAGACAGTCCAGAACTACATCCAGCGCCACGAGGAGGACGAATCGTGA
- a CDS encoding DUF7509 family protein, which translates to MCYRSISIAFAAHSDAVLFLFTQGGLTTGVGAETGGILGEFHLRRGNPALTHKPGQRIGLYLDENFSSATIDELPRGYDIQYNSFATKSGLHEKVRNWLDSLDRETRDTDLPVFVPGETYSSGTDA; encoded by the coding sequence ATGTGCTATCGGTCTATATCAATCGCGTTCGCTGCCCACAGCGACGCCGTTTTATTTCTATTCACACAGGGTGGCCTCACAACCGGTGTCGGCGCGGAAACTGGCGGAATCCTCGGTGAGTTTCACCTCCGTCGAGGGAATCCTGCGCTTACGCACAAGCCAGGTCAGCGCATCGGTCTCTACCTGGATGAGAATTTCAGCAGCGCCACTATCGACGAACTCCCGAGAGGCTACGACATTCAATACAACTCGTTCGCTACAAAGAGTGGCCTCCACGAAAAAGTCCGCAACTGGCTCGATAGTCTTGACCGGGAAACCCGCGACACAGACCTTCCGGTATTCGTTCCCGGAGAGACCTACTCGTCTGGTACTGATGCGTAA
- a CDS encoding type IV secretory system conjugative DNA transfer family protein, with the protein MSSERDQESESVYYDEEVLVLEVLWRWLRLAIIACIPPLLVDRDAPPLQRFVRWRFVYGSFLVLTVTLFGPTLLAGHLEYLLFAPVFHVAVGGLLLSTVVTGSAPGVSYPILSDGSVLLLHVLALGLVAGAEWTRRRHPAWLGLSSPELHRNDDEFVVPMAEVDNASEQAPAVPRMDQSVSTAFIGETGSGKTSAMQLFAEQYPNDDDVAVFVHDYGDDFQQFYGDRLAHGDSGDNAEQSDESDEATEQATEHVTAPDETGEVMRVAARNSDVVWNLFRDVEREQDLREVAGAVFGEPDGNDPFHNPALQVFEAVLVFLYREAAARDRLDRLGHDDVVRFVNQEMGELHGALTSYDDLVGAASHIDPDSGRGAPTVYSTLHEHVRDVFVGDFAAHGEFSIREYLDDPAGVLVVDSSTGDLETCGPMFRLLLDWAIKRAMASSTPANFILDEVDRLPQLQQLPELAARGRAEGARALVGVQTVGQLKHRYGGASSGVLGNCPQGVYFAPGDSETTEYILDEIGDHRHDVASKSVSRSKRNQHSEFNSPRYSRSRTVRETDRAPIPSGDLKQFTAGECIVKSPGHWWIGRIEQLEAVRQRL; encoded by the coding sequence ATGTCGAGTGAGCGCGACCAGGAGTCGGAATCCGTCTACTACGACGAGGAAGTCCTCGTCCTCGAAGTACTCTGGCGCTGGCTGCGGTTGGCCATAATCGCATGCATCCCGCCGCTACTGGTCGACCGTGATGCCCCACCGCTCCAGCGATTCGTCCGATGGCGATTCGTCTACGGTTCGTTTCTCGTCCTCACGGTGACCCTGTTCGGGCCGACGCTTCTCGCCGGGCATCTGGAGTACCTGCTGTTCGCCCCGGTCTTCCACGTGGCAGTCGGTGGCCTGCTCCTCAGTACGGTCGTCACTGGCTCGGCCCCGGGTGTCTCGTATCCCATCCTCTCCGACGGGTCGGTGCTCCTGTTGCACGTCCTCGCGCTCGGGCTCGTCGCCGGTGCCGAGTGGACGCGACGGCGACACCCGGCGTGGCTCGGCCTGTCGAGCCCAGAACTCCACCGGAACGACGACGAGTTCGTCGTCCCGATGGCGGAAGTCGACAATGCAAGCGAACAGGCGCCGGCCGTCCCACGGATGGACCAGTCGGTGTCGACGGCGTTCATCGGGGAGACGGGGTCGGGAAAGACGTCGGCGATGCAACTCTTCGCCGAGCAGTATCCGAACGACGACGATGTGGCCGTGTTCGTCCACGATTACGGCGACGACTTCCAGCAGTTCTACGGTGACCGTCTCGCGCACGGGGACAGTGGCGATAACGCCGAGCAGAGCGACGAATCCGACGAAGCGACCGAGCAGGCAACCGAGCACGTCACCGCCCCCGACGAGACGGGCGAGGTGATGCGCGTGGCAGCGCGGAATAGCGACGTCGTCTGGAACCTCTTTCGGGACGTCGAGCGGGAACAGGACCTCCGTGAGGTCGCCGGCGCCGTGTTCGGCGAGCCCGACGGAAACGACCCGTTTCACAATCCGGCACTGCAGGTGTTCGAGGCTGTCCTGGTCTTCCTCTATCGCGAGGCCGCCGCGAGAGACAGGCTCGACAGGCTCGGCCACGACGACGTCGTCCGGTTCGTCAACCAAGAGATGGGAGAGTTACACGGTGCGCTCACCTCCTACGACGATCTGGTCGGTGCGGCCTCGCACATCGACCCGGATAGCGGGCGCGGTGCGCCGACAGTGTACTCGACGCTCCACGAGCACGTCCGGGACGTCTTCGTCGGCGATTTCGCGGCCCACGGTGAGTTCTCGATCCGCGAGTATCTCGACGACCCAGCGGGCGTACTCGTCGTCGACTCCTCGACAGGTGACCTGGAAACCTGCGGCCCGATGTTCCGGTTGCTCCTGGACTGGGCGATCAAGCGAGCGATGGCGTCGTCGACGCCAGCGAACTTCATCCTCGACGAGGTAGACCGGCTGCCCCAGCTCCAGCAGTTGCCGGAACTCGCGGCGCGTGGACGGGCCGAGGGGGCGAGAGCGCTCGTCGGCGTCCAGACCGTCGGCCAGCTCAAGCATCGGTACGGGGGCGCCTCGTCGGGTGTCCTGGGGAACTGCCCGCAGGGCGTCTACTTCGCACCGGGTGACAGCGAGACTACTGAGTACATCCTCGACGAAATCGGCGACCATCGCCACGACGTCGCATCGAAGTCAGTCTCCCGGTCGAAGCGAAACCAGCACTCGGAGTTCAACAGCCCTCGCTACTCACGATCACGGACGGTCCGAGAAACGGACCGGGCACCGATCCCCTCTGGCGACCTGAAGCAATTCACGGCCGGTGAGTGCATCGTGAAGTCACCTGGCCACTGGTGGATCGGTCGTATCGAGCAACTCGAGGCCGTTCGCCAGCGCCTATGA